From Plasmodium brasilianum strain Bolivian I chromosome 7, whole genome shotgun sequence, the proteins below share one genomic window:
- a CDS encoding exportin-7 — MIESELQQLQVLCEAMYCGNKEEQNQAHTILLPLVNNVGNVSKLKNILGSTNHVHTLIFTTSGLLQLITNEWNKIEQNEKDELKEFVISYLYNKGVDLLNLSSNILGNFVRLYVRIVKLSWLENTNYTMITKQVEYFLNSVTSHWIMGLYIYAALIEDMHPQCGVNSAKSRRCAISFRDYVLKDIFKVGIETLEEFVKGSIRIELRIEENRLLIKVLELIYNSLSFDFMGTMINDESSDENISLMIPQSWDIFNEKNIPKLFFDMYEICMSEEEDIRNCCGKYCLRSLILLGSLRKTFFSSEKQKVRYMNEFLGGINKIIEKKIGLHDEDCFHELCRLIGKIDTSIRLQELSTYSNFLSWCHNIYLFTMDGMKNWKYLCNSKHYLLGIWSNMLNIIPAKVIKEINSRTDEKELLRDVRSNKNIFLKKNPISNSFNSNDIDNKYLIICDYIYDISIIFINTRLELAKYICEKGDNCEMENPLYNDVLRSEQLELISNLSKLQYNFIGTKLLSIFYELKNNHENNLISKSIFIEQTTWLVFIIASIISSSAISNMKSANCDNFKINSELCFLVFSLMEQTNKSPEVFEYLEFAYLNCLELFKKVYISGKKNNNFLKEMRSVALRIISSSNGTNDHSSSQISNINNFGGSSNDNSSSNNNNNTSSNSNLPFPSATNANNSLTTNILNNSLNNFSTPSLITNQNDEENNDPLIDLIISKILFNLNNRVDYEQIIKRSLDLFHDLVSGMNIVCLEDKTPKLIVFARLLLKNEKILNLLHNRNSKFLEIAKYYKYRTNYYLILTKLLFMEQNLVSSSFEKYISPINILLECIKREISVNGKDIILKNNEIKLSFIGALRDLRGICMACNNVETYNMFFNFFINSYPLEDNQMNILTSLVDVIWDTYEICIPFLKFMCEFVYNKSQRITFPKSSPNGILLFKVVSNILIIISNNLLQKEKFVDIYKEKYKIISLLLNMFNNCLNGDFVNFAIFDLYNDDILNNSLNLALNMCLVIPTNDLLSYIKHLKPYFSFLDLVTKNFFQRILNLEFQLIADIIHNVKEGLCSFDYTVSMTCCSILDNIVTYIFTNRKSSTEQGQIIKNFLESQPQAFKEVLNLMFHLILGGDFGSTWSMSQPLLGLILLDAQGYFKIQEQLISQQSEEKKQKLRHSFCKLMDHIESNLSPNNRENFTRNLYTFAQEIRNILI; from the exons atgattGAATCCGAGTTGCAGCAACTGCAAGTTCTTTGTGAAGCTATGTATTG CGGTAACAAAGAAGAGCAGAATCAGGCCCATACAATTTTGCTACCCTTAGTGAATAATGTAGGTAATGtgagtaaattaaaaaatatactaggAAGCACAAATCATGTTCATACGTTAATATTTACAACATCTGGGCTACTTCAATTAATAACAAACGAATGGAATAAAATTGAACAGAATGAAAAAGatgaattaaaagaatttgtaatatcgtatttatataataaaggagtcgatttattaaatttgtcATCAAATATATTAGGAAATTTTGTAAGATTATATGTGCGTATAGTAAAATTATCATGGTTAGAAAATACGAATTATACCATGATAACCAAACAagtagaatattttttaaattcagtGACAAGTCACTGGATTATGGGtctctatatatatgctgCATTAATTGAAGATATGCACCCACAGTGTGGTGTGAATTCAGCAAAAAGTCGTAGATGTGCAATATCATTTAGAgattatgttttaaaagatatatttaaagtCGGAATTGAAACATTAGAAGAATTTGTAAAAGGTAGTATAAGAATAGAATTAAGAATAGAAGAAAATAGGTTATTAATTAAAGTTttagaattaatatataatagtttatCATTTGATTTTATGGGAACGATGATAAATGATGAAAGTTCAgatgaaaatatttctttaatgaTTCCTCAGTCTTGggatatatttaatgaaaagaatattcccaaattattttttgatatgtATGAAATATGTATGTCTGAAGAAGAAGATATACGAAATTGTTGTGGTAAATATTGTTTAAGATCTCTGATATTGTTAGGTAGTTTAaggaaaacatttttttctagTGAAAAGCAGAAAGTACGGTATATGAATGAATTTTTAGGtggaattaataaaattattgaaaaaaaaattggctTGCATGATGAAGATTGTTTTCATGAACTGTGCAGGCTAATTGGAAAAATCGATACAAGTATCCGATTACAGGAATTAAGCACTTATTCGAATTTTCTTTCTTGGtgtcataatatatatttatttacaatggatggaatgaaaaattggaaatatttatgtaatagtAAACATTACTTATTAGGTATATGGAGTAAcatgttaaatataattccTGCTAAAGTTATAAAAGAAATCAATAGTAGGACAGATGAAAAAGAATTACTTAGAGATGTTAGgagcaataaaaatatttttttaaaaaaaaatccaatTTCTAATAGTTTTAATTCAAACGATATTGAcaacaaatatttaattatttgtgattacatatatgatataagtattatttttataaatactagATTAGAACTAGCcaagtatatatgtgaaaAAGGGGATAATTGTGAAATGGAAAATCCTTTGTATAATGATGTGTTAAGAAGTGAACAATTAGAATTAATATCTAATTTGTCCAAACTAcagtataattttattggtacaaaattattatcaatcttttatgaattaaaaaataatcatgAAAATAATCTTATTAGTAAATCTATATTTATAGAACAAACTACTTGGctagtttttattattgcatCCATTATTTCAAGTAGCGCTATTTCAAATATGAAAAGTGCAAATTGTGataatttcaaaataaattcaGAATTATGTTTTCtagttttttcattaatgGAACAAACCAATAAATCACCTGAagtttttgaatatttagaATTTGCTTATTTAAACTGTTTAgaactatttaaaaaagtttatattagtgggaaaaaaaataataattttttaaaagaaatgagATCAGTTGCACTAAGAATTATATCGTCCTCTAATGGTACCAATGACCACTCGTCATCACAAATATCTAACATTAACAACTTTGGAGGAAGTAGTAATGacaatagtagtagtaataataataataataccaGTAGTAACAGTAATTTGCCCTTTCCATCAGCAACGAATGCAAATAATTCATTAACAACGAACATATTAAATAACAGcttgaataatttttccaCCCCCTCCTTAATTACTAATCAAaatgatgaagaaaataatgacCCATTAATAGATTTGattataagtaaaatattatttaacttAAATAATAGAGTAGattatgaacaaattattaaaagaagtTTAGATTTATTTCATGATTTAGTGTCTGGAATGAATATTGTATGTTTAGAGGATAAGACACCGAAATTAATTGTCTTTGCAAGGCTTctgttaaaaaatgaaaaaatattaaatttattacataacAGAAATAGTAAGTTTTTGGAAATTgctaaatattataaatatagaactaattattatttaatattaaccAAGTTATTATTCATGGAACAGAATCTTGTTTCATCttcttttgaaaaatacatttcaccaattaatattttgttagaATGTATTAAGAGAGAAATTAGTGTAAATGGAAAAgatatcattttaaaaaataatgaaattaaacTATCATTTATAGGTGCCTTACGAGATTTAAGAGGAATATGCATGGCATGTAATAATGTAGAAACGTATAacatgttttttaatttttttataaatagttATCCATTAGAAGATAatcaaatgaatatattaacttCGCTTGTTGATGTTATATGGGATACATATGAAATATGTATTCcttttcttaaatttatGTGTGAATTTGTTTATAACAAATCACAAAGAATAACTTTTCCTAAATCATCTCCTAAtggaatattattatttaaagtaGTTTCTAAtatacttattattatttcgaacaatttattacaaaaagaaaaattcgttgatatatataaagagaaatataaaataatttctcttttattgaatatgtttaataattgtttaaatggtgattttgttaattttgcaatttttgatttatataatgaCGATATATTAAACAACTCGTTAAACTTGGCTTTAAATATGTGTTTAGTTATTCCTACAAACGATTTGTTATCGTATATAAAGCACTTAAAaccatatttttctttccttgATTTAGTTACaaaaaacttttttcaaAGAATATTAAATCTTGAATTCCAACTTATAGCTGATATTATTCATAACGTAAAGGAAGGTTTATGCTCCTTTGATTACACTGTATCGATGACTTGTTGTTCTATTCTGGATAATATTGTTACTTATATTTTCACAAATAGGAAGAGTTCTACCGAACAGGGACAG ATAATCAAAAACTTTTTGGAAAGCCAACCACAAGCCTTTAAAGAGGTGTTAAATTTGATGTTTCATCTAATATTGGGAg gAGATTTTGGTAGCACATGGAGTATGTCTCAACCCTTATTGGGGTTAATACTATTGGATGCACAGGGTTATTTCAAAATCCAAGAACAGCTGATTTCTCAACAAAGcgaagaaaaaaagcaaaa ATTAAGGCATAGCTTTTGCAAATTAATGGATCATATTGAATCAAATCTGTCCCCTAATAACAGA GAAAATTTCACGAGAAATTTGTACACATTTGCTCAAGAAATAAgaaacattttaatttaa